The following coding sequences lie in one Thalassoglobus polymorphus genomic window:
- a CDS encoding M28 family metallopeptidase, translating to MIHVQRSLQGIYAGFALSLFLLFCGSKTNAQELPCLIHAADVQPHLNYLASPDRQGRDDWGKVEAREYIIKHFKSLGVKPLFDESYLQAIPEFGSQAEMPPVYGYNIGGFIEGTDPKLKDEWIIVNAHYDHLGVRGGKVFPGADDNASGVSMLLEVARHISESPGKRSVAFLSFDMEEHLLWGARWFLAHPPMEVESIKFCLTADMIGRSLGGLDIPTVFVLGGERSREAHAALEAATVPQGLEIAQLGVDVVGVRSDYGPFYYRRIPFLFFSTGEHPDYHTPQDTLERLDVEKVARVSTVMNQVAQSMANMPGEITWEGNPKPSLQEVESVNRVCVNLLNSGEDGSLELTNAQRFFVSQVKSKTDYILKSQRYSIEERKWLVRATQIMMLTIF from the coding sequence ATGATCCACGTTCAGCGATCTCTACAGGGTATCTACGCAGGCTTCGCGCTCAGCCTTTTCCTCTTATTCTGTGGGAGCAAGACAAATGCTCAGGAGCTTCCCTGCCTCATTCATGCAGCTGATGTTCAACCACATCTGAATTACCTCGCCAGCCCAGACCGTCAGGGCCGGGATGATTGGGGGAAAGTCGAAGCCCGCGAGTACATTATTAAGCATTTCAAATCGCTAGGTGTGAAACCGCTTTTCGATGAGAGTTACCTGCAAGCGATTCCAGAATTCGGGTCTCAAGCAGAGATGCCCCCTGTGTACGGTTATAACATCGGAGGCTTCATCGAAGGGACCGACCCAAAGCTCAAGGATGAGTGGATCATCGTCAATGCACACTACGATCATCTGGGAGTCAGGGGAGGAAAAGTGTTTCCCGGAGCAGACGACAACGCCAGTGGTGTTTCCATGCTTCTTGAAGTCGCCCGGCACATCTCAGAATCTCCCGGCAAACGGAGCGTCGCTTTTCTTTCGTTTGATATGGAAGAGCACCTGCTGTGGGGGGCGCGATGGTTTCTCGCTCATCCTCCAATGGAGGTTGAATCCATCAAGTTCTGCTTGACTGCAGACATGATTGGCCGTTCGCTGGGTGGGCTCGACATCCCGACAGTCTTTGTTTTAGGGGGAGAACGTTCGCGAGAAGCTCACGCAGCTCTGGAAGCGGCAACCGTTCCGCAGGGTTTAGAAATCGCACAGCTCGGCGTCGATGTTGTCGGTGTCCGCAGCGACTACGGCCCGTTTTATTACCGGCGGATTCCATTTTTGTTTTTCTCGACCGGCGAACATCCAGACTATCATACTCCGCAAGATACGTTAGAGCGTTTAGATGTTGAAAAGGTCGCCCGAGTTTCAACGGTGATGAATCAAGTCGCCCAATCGATGGCGAATATGCCTGGAGAGATCACATGGGAAGGGAATCCGAAACCATCGCTGCAAGAAGTTGAATCGGTGAATCGGGTTTGCGTGAACCTGTTGAACTCTGGTGAAGATGGCTCTCTTGAACTGACGAATGCACAGCGGTTTTTTGTCTCACAAGTCAAATCAAAAACAGACTACATCCTCAAGTCCCAAAGGTATTCCATCGAAGAACGCAAGTGGCTCGTTCGAGCAACCCAAATCATGATGCTCACGATCTTTTGA